A single window of Mustela erminea isolate mMusErm1 chromosome 4, mMusErm1.Pri, whole genome shotgun sequence DNA harbors:
- the COL11A2 gene encoding collagen alpha-2(XI) chain isoform X5: protein MELWGVLRLWPPVGPWDPVFGSPAMERCSRCHRLLLLVPLVLGLSAVPARAGTPPVDVLRALRFPSLPDGVRRARGICPADVAYRVSRPAQLSAPTRQLFPGGFPKDFSLLTAVRTRPGLQAPLLTLYSAQGVQQLGLELGRPFRFLYEDQTGRPRPPAQPVFRGLSLADGKWHRVAVAVKGQSVTLIVDCKKRVTRPLPRSARPLLNTHGVIIFGARILDEEVFEGDIQELVIAPGVQAAYESCEQKELECEGAWRERPQKQQSHRAQRSPKQQPSRLHRPQNQEPQRQAARGPRGLKGEKGEPAVLEPGMLVEGPPGPEGPAGLIGPPGIQGNPGPVGDPGERGPPGRAGLPGSDGAPGPPGTSLMLPFRFGSGGGDKGPVVAAQEAQAQAILQQARLALRGPPGPMGYTGRPGPLGQPGSPGLKGESGDLGPQGPRGPQGLTGPPGKAGRRGRAGADGARGMPGEPGVKGDRGFDGLPGLPGEKGHRGDTGAQGLPGPPGEDGERGDDGEIGPRGLPGESGPRGLLGPKGPPGIPGPPGVRGMDGPHGPKGSLGPQGEPGPPGQQGTPGTQGLPGPQGAIGPHGEKGPRGKPGLPGMPGSDGPPGHPGKEGPPGTKGNQGPSGPQGPLGYPGPRGVKGVDGIRGLKGHKGEKGEDGFPGFKGDMGVKGDRGEVGVPGSRGEDGPEGPKGRTGPTGDPGPPGLMGEKGKLGVPGLPGYPGRQGPKGSLGFPGFPGASGEKGARGLSGKSGPRGERGPTGPRGQRGPRGATGKSGAKGTSGGDGPHGPPGERGLPGPQGPNGFPGPKGPPGPPGKDGLPGHPGQRGEVGFQGKTGPPGPPGVVGPQGAAGETGPMGERGHPGPPGPPGEQGLTGTAGKEGTKGDPGPPGAPGKDGPAGLRGFPGERGLPGTAGGSGLKGNEGPAGPPGPAGSPGERGAAGSGGPIGPPGRPGPQGPPGAAGEKGVPGEKGPIGPTGRDGVQGPVGLPGPAGPPGVAGEDGDKGEVGDPGQKGTKGNKGEHGPPGPPGPLGPVGQPGAAGADGEPGARGPQGHFGAKGDEGTRGFNGPPGPIGLQGLPGPSGEKGETGDVGPMGPPGPPGPRGPAGPNGADGPQGPPGGVGNLGPPGEKGEPGESGSPGVQGEPGVKGPRGERGEKGESGQPGEAGPPGPKGPTGDDGPKGNPGPVGFPGDPGPPGEGGPRGQDGAKGDRGEDGEPGQPGSPGPTGENGPPGPLGKRGPAGTPGPEGRQGEKGAKGDPGAVGAPGKTGPVGPAGPAGKPGPDGLRGLPGSVGQQGRPGATGQAGPPGPLGPPGLPGLRGDIGAKGEKGHPGLIGLIGPPGEQGEKGDRGLPGPQGSAGQKGETGIPGASGPIGPGGPPGLPGPAGPKGAKGATGPAGPKGEKGVQGPPGHPGPPGEVIQPLPIQMPKKTRRSVDGSRLMQDEAMPTGGAPGSAGGLEEIFGSLDSLREEIEQMRRPTGTQDSPARTCQDLKLCHPELPDGEYWVDPNQGCARDAFRVFCNFTAGGETCVTPRDDVTQFSYVDSEGSPVGVVQLTFLRLLSVSAHQDVSYPCSGMAQGGPLKLRGANEDELSLETSPYVKEFRDGCQTQQGRTVLEVRTPVLEQLPVLDASFSDLGAPPRRGGVLLGPVCFMG, encoded by the exons GTACACCGCCTGTGGATGTGCTCCGGGCCCTGAGGTTCCCCTCCCTTCCTGATGGCGTCCGGAGGGCAAGAGGCATCTGTCCAGCTGATGTGGCCTACCGAGTATCCCGTCCTGCCCAGCTCAGTGCACCCACCCGCCAGCTCTTCCCAG GAGGTTTTCCCAAAGATTTCTCATTGCTGACTGCTGTCCGGACCCGCCCTGGCCTCCAGGCTCCCCTCCTGACTCTCTACAGTGCCCAGGGTGTCCAACAGCTGGGCCTGGAGCTTGGCCGACCATTCCGCTTCCTATATGAAGATCAGACTGGACGGCCTCGACCCCCAGCTCAGCCAGTCTTCAGAGGCCTCAGCCTAGCAGATGGCAA GTGGCACCGTGTGGCTGTGGCTGTGAAGGGCCAGTCTGTCACCCTCATAGTTGACTGCAAGAAGCGGGTCACCCGGCCTCTCCCCCGAAGTGCTCGCCCATTGTTGAACACTCATGGAGTGATTATCTTTGGTGCCCGCATCCTGGATGAAGAAGTGTTTGAG GGTGACATCCAGGAGCTTGTCATTGCCCCAGGGGTGCAAGCTGCCTACGAGTCCTGTGAACAGAAGGAGCTGGAGTGTGAAGGAGCTTGGAGGGAGAGACCTCAGAAACAACAGTCTCACAGGGCCCAGAGATCTCCAAAACAGCAGCCATCAAGACTTCATAGGCCACAAAACCAGGAACCTCAGCGACAG GCTGCCCGTGGACCCCGGGGgctgaagggagagaagggggagcctGCGGTGCTGGAACCT GGTATGCTAGTAGAGGGGCCTCCTGGCCCAGAAGGCCCTGCG GGGTTGATTGGTCCCCCTGGCATCCAGGGCAACCCAGGCCCAGTTGGAGACCCTGGTGAGAGG GGCCCCCCTGGCCGAGCAGGGCTCCCTGGATCGGATGGGGCCCCTGGCCCTCCTGGCACATCTCTCATGCTTCCA TTCCGGTTTGGCAGTGGTGGGGGTGACAAGGGCCCTGTGGTGGCAGCCCAGGAGGCTCAGGCCCAGGCGATTCTGCAGCAGGCACGG CTGGCGCTCCGGGGACCTCCTGGCCCCATGGGATACACAGGCCGCCCTGGACCCTTG GGACAACCTGGGAGCCCTGGCCTGAAAGGAGAATCAGGAGACCTAGGACCTCAG GGCCCCAGAGGACCTCAAGGTCTCACAGGCCCTCCTGGCAAGGCTGGGCGAAGG GGCCGAGCAGGTGCTGATGGAGCCCGAGGGATGCCTGGAGAACCTGGAGTGAAG GGTGACCGAGGTTTTGATGGActcccagggctccctggggAGAAGGGACACCGG GGTGATACTGGTGCCCAGGGCCTTCCTGGACCCCCTGGTGAGGATGGAGAGCGG ggagaTGATGGGGAGATTGGGCCTCGGGGACTGCCTGGAGAATCG GGACCTCGAGGCCTCCTTGGCCCTAAAGGCCCACCTGGTATTCCTGGGCCCCCG GGAGTCCGAGGCATGGATGGTCCCCATGGTCCCAAAGGGAGCTTG GGACCCCAAGGAGAGCCAGGACCTCCTGGACAACAGGGCACTCCTGGAACCCAG GGTCTCCCCGGGCCCCAGGGTGCCATTGGGCCTCATGGAGAGAAG ggTCCTCGAGGGAAACCAGGGCTCCCTGGCATGCCTGGCTCCGACGGGCCTCCG GGTCACCCTGGAAAGGAAGGTCCTCCTGGAACCAAAGGAAACCAG ggCCCATCTGGACCTCAGGGTCCCCTAGGATACCCAGGACCTCGAGGTGTCAAG GGTGTGGATGGAATTCGTGGTCTGAAGGGTCATAAGGGTGAAAAG GGCGAGGACGGCTTTCCCGGGTTCAAAGGGGACATGGGCGTGAAAGGTGACAGG GGAGAGGTTGGAGTTCCTGGTTCTAGGGGAGAAGATGGTCCCGAGGGGCCGAAGGGACGCACTGGACCCACTGGAGACCCTGGCCCCCCTGGGCTCATGGGCGAAAAG GGCAAGCTGGGTGTTCCTGGTCTGCCTGGCTACCCTGGACGCCAGGGTCCCAAG GGGTCCCTGGGATTTCCTGGTTTTCCTGGTGCCagtggagagaagggagcccGG GGCCTTTCAGGGAAGTCAGGGCCTCGGGGAGAGCGGGGCCCCACG GGTCCACGGGGTCAGCGGGGACCCCGAGGTGCCACGGGGAAGTCTGGCGCTAAG GGAACATCAGGTGGTGATGGCCCCCATGGCCCCCCCGGAGAAAGG GGTCTCCCTGGACCTCAAGGCCCCAATGGATTTCCTGGCCCCAAAGGACCTCCG GGTCCCCCTGGGAAGGACGGGCTGCCGGGACACCCaggccagagaggggaagtg gGTTTCCAAGGGAAGACTGGCCCCCCTGGCCCTCCAGGGGTGGTGGGACCTCAG ggagcagcaggagaaacTGGGCCCATGGGGGAGAGAGGTCACCcgggccccccaggccccccgggAGAGCAGGGACTGACTGGAACAGctggaaaagaaggaacaaag GGTGACCCTGGTCCCCCAGGGGCTCCAGGGAAGGATGGACCTGCGGGTCTGAGGGGCTTCCCAGGAGAGAGAGGCCTCCCCGGCACTGCT GGTGGATCCGGCTTGAAGGGAAATGAAGGTCCAGCAGGTCCCCCTGGCCCTGCA GGCTCCCCTGGGGAGCGAGGTGCAGCAGGATCGGGGGGACCCATTGGCCCCCCAGGGCGCCCAGGCCCACAGGGTCCCCCAGGAGCCGCAGGAGAGAAAGGTGTCCCG ggTGAGAAGGGCCCCATTGGTCCAACTGGTCGAGACGGGGTGCAGGGTCCTGTGGGGCTTCCTGGTCCTGCGGGACCCCCCGGTGTGGCAGGAGAGGATGGAGACAAG GGTGAGGTGGGAGACCCCGGACAGAAGGGCACTAAAGGGAACAAGGGTGAACAT GGCCCTCCTGGACCCCCTGGACCCCTTGGTCCTGTGGGGCAGCCTGGAGCCGCG GGAGCAGATGGGGAGCCTGGAGCTCGGGGACCCCAGGGACACTTTGGAGCCAAAGGTGATGAAGGAACGAGAGGATTCAATGGGCCCCCGGGACCCATTGGCCTAcag GGTTTGCCAGGCCCCTCGGGTGAGAAGGGAGAAACAGGAGATGTGGGCCCTATG GGACCACCCGGCCCCCCAGGACCTCGAGGCCCAGCTGGACCCAATGGAGCTGAT GGTCCGCAAGGTCCCCCGGGAGGTGTTGGAAACCTAGGTCCCCCTGGAGAGAAG GGGGAGCCGGGAGAGTCAGGCTCTCCGGGGGTCCAGGGTGAGCCTGGTGTCAAG GGCCCACGCGGGGAGcgtggggagaaaggagagtcGGGGCAACCGGGAGAGGCAGGACCACCAGGGCCTAAAGGCCCCACCGGTGATGATGGCCCCAAAGGGAACCCT GGTCCTGTTGGTTTTCCTGGTGATCCTGGTCCTCCTGGAGAAGGTGGCCCTCGG GGCCAAGATGGTGCGAAGGGTGACCGAGGAGAGGATGGAGAGCCAGGACAGCCT GGATCCCCTGGTCCCACTGGGGAGAATGGACCTCCTGGACCACTTGGAAAGCGG GGTCCTGCCGGCACCCCTGGTCCTGAGGGGCggcaaggagagaagggagccAAG GGGGATCCCGGTGCTGTGGGTGCCCCAGGGAAGACAGGCCCTGTGGGTCCCGCAGGCCCAGCAGGGAAACCTGGTCCTGATGGTCTAAGGGGACTCCCAGGCTCAGTG GGTCAGCAAGGCCGTCCTGGGGCCACAGGCCAGGCAGGACCTCCAGGTCCTCTG GGACCGCCGGGACTTCCTGGCCTGCGAGGTGATATTGGAGCCAAGGGCGAGAAG GGTCACCCAGGTCTCATTGGGCTGATTGGGccccctggggagcagggagagaagggtgaTCGGGGACTTCCTGGCCCTCAGGGCTCTGCTGGACAGAAGGGAGAGACG GGTATCCCCGGAGCATCTGGCCCTATTGGTCCTGGAGGGCCTCCCGGCCTCCCC GGACCTGCTGGCCCCAAAGGAGCCAAAGGAGCCACA GGCCCAGCTGGACCCAAGGGAGAGAAGGGCGTCCAGGGTCCTCCAGGACACCCG GGCCCCCCCGGTGAGGTGATCCAGCCCCTGCCCATCCAGATGCCCAAGAAGACTCGGCGCTCCGTGGACGGAAGCCGCCTGATGCAGGATGAGGCCATGCCGACTGGGGGGGCTCCAGGCAGTGCTGGGGGGCTGGAGGAGATCTTTGGCTCCCTCGACTCCTTGAGGGAGGAGATTGAGCAGATGAGGCGGCCGACAGGGACCCAGGACAGCCCCGCTCGTACCTGCCAGGACCTGAAGCTCTGCCACCCGGAGCTGCCCGACG GAGAGTACTGGGTGGACCCCAACCAGGGCTGTGCTCGGGATGCCTTCCGGGTTTTCTGCAACTTTACAGCTGGAGGGGAAACATGTGTGACACCCAGAGATGATGTCACGCAA TTCTCTTACGTCGACTCAGAAGGCTCCCCAGTCGGTGTGGTGCAGCTCACCTTCCTGCGGCTGCTCAGTGTCTCAGCCCATCAGGATGTCTCCTACCCCTGCTCTGGGATGGCCCAAGGCGGTCCCCTGAAGCTCCGGGGGGCCAATGAGGATGAGCTGAGCCTGGAGACCAGCCCCTATGTCAAGGAATTCAGAGACGGCTGTCAG ACACAGCAAGGCCGGACGGTGCTGGAGGTGCGGACGCCCGTGCTGGAGCAGCTACCAGTGCTGGATGCCTCCTTCTCAGACCTGGGGGCCCCCCCTCGGCGGGGAGGGGTGCTGTTGGGGCCTGTCTGTTTCATGGGCTAG